In Vigna unguiculata cultivar IT97K-499-35 chromosome 3, ASM411807v1, whole genome shotgun sequence, a single genomic region encodes these proteins:
- the LOC114175508 gene encoding uncharacterized protein LOC114175508 translates to MTGTEAVRSGNLIIRSCVIAGRGLRVLYDSGATHSFVSESVEEELSLPGRELQYDLVVSTPAFGMVRTSTLCARRLIEVEGRKYRVNLICLPLEGLDVILGMDWLSANRILIDCNEKKVLFPSSEEKEVLMSSQQVDQALKEGSQCFLILTQLFVENGDGHLETSIVREFLDVFPEDVPSLPPFREVEFSIDLVPGAEPVSMAPYRMAPAKLVKLKQQIEELLEKQFIRPSVSPWGAPVLLVKKKDGNSRL, encoded by the coding sequence ATGACGGGTACGGAGGCAGTCAGATCAGGTAACCTCATCATCAGATCTTGTGTGATTGCTGGTAGGGGTTTGCGTGTTTTATATGATTCGGGAGCGACACATTCATTTGTGTCAGAGTCAGTAGAGGAAGAGTTGAGTCTTCCGGGGAGGGAACTTCAGTATGACCTAGTAGTGTCCACGCCTGCTTTTGGGATGGTCAGGACCTCAACTTTGTGTGCTAGGCGTTTGATCGAGGTTGAGGGACGCAAGTACAGGGTAAACCTTATCTGTTTACCTCTGGAAGGGCTGGATGtaatcttgggaatggattggctatCTGCTAATCGCATTCTCATTGATTGCAATGAGAAGAAAGTGTTATTCCCTAGCTCAGAGGAGAAAGAGGTACTGATGTCCTCACAGCAGGTTGATCAAGCCCTCAAGGAGGGATCTCAGTGTTTTCTGATTTTGACCCAACTATTCGTTGAGAATGGGGATGGACATCTTGAGACGTCAATTGTGAGGGAGTTTTTAGATGTTTTCCCTGAGGATGTGCCTAGCTTACCCCCTTTTAGGGAGGTAGAGTTCTCCATTGATTTGGTGCCTGGAGCAGAACCAGTATCAATGGCACCTTACAGGATGGCTCCTGCTAAATTGGTAAAGTTAAAACAACAGATTGAAGAGTTGCTTGAGAAACAGTTTATCAGACCAAGTGTGTCACCCTGGGGAGCACCGGTGTTGTTGGTcaagaagaaggatggcaaCTCCAGGCTTTGA